One segment of Nocardioides sp. QY071 DNA contains the following:
- a CDS encoding metalloregulator ArsR/SmtB family transcription factor, whose translation MTADVFRALDDETRRLILDALAERDGRSLFEICTVLAMRHGIGSSRQAISQHLAVLEEAGLVTTERQGRTKLHHFDRTPLAAIAERWAATPTDPEDTP comes from the coding sequence ATGACCGCCGACGTGTTCCGGGCCCTCGACGACGAGACCCGGCGCCTCATCCTCGACGCCCTGGCCGAGCGTGACGGCCGGTCGCTGTTCGAGATCTGCACGGTCCTGGCCATGAGGCACGGGATCGGGTCCAGCCGGCAGGCGATCTCCCAGCACCTCGCGGTGCTCGAGGAGGCGGGCCTGGTCACCACCGAGCGCCAGGGCCGCACCAAGCTGCACCACTTCGACCGCACCCCGCTCGCGGCCATCGCCGAGCGCTGGGCCGCCACCCCGACCGACCCGGAGGACACCCCATGA